Proteins from a genomic interval of Rhipicephalus microplus isolate Deutch F79 chromosome 6, USDA_Rmic, whole genome shotgun sequence:
- the LOC142765142 gene encoding uncharacterized protein LOC142765142 has protein sequence MPGCCVPQCSNYSRNGWKLYRFLRDPKRRLLWTVKIKRDKWQPTNTSHVCSAHFEENNYEQHRADGWKKLKPNAVPTLFTFKPLPKERKPPKERTVPAPSSNETNKSPPGLRQYPAAVKTTLETPQNHAVPESTRQGTSCYGHDTMEVDDAVVELSANTSDADSREVNAAAGETSNSTAESAELKKKLADLTRKYSELQQHHDTAKNTINGLKKKVQKLETEATNISQNMKFLNDDQVRALSRSSSLGNSWSPHTVKQGLQIKFACGTTGYETLRKMGYPLPSKRTLARRIQNLKFLPGVLHEVIDVMKCKAETMEDVEKDCVLFLDEMEIVPGFELDRAEDALLGGITLPPKPEEPAVHALVFMLGGLNQRWKQVIAYEFTGRNIDGGLLKNYVLELVQLCSQIYLRVHAITCDMGSANRAMWREFAFSSHRDSSTVCSIPHPCMDGKELFFIADPAHVLKNLRGQLLSSEVFTLSEATVAKYGLPSSQVNLEYVQAVLEEDSKRELKVAPNLSEMHTSAGHFTKMKVGVAVQLFREAPPAIRFLIKEGVLKQEAETTAWFMELISKWYALMSSRHPTLALSRRSRAKYSEALDTLHTAIETIRTMKMGATSHWKPSQAGVLISTTVVLRLQDVLLGDEGYEFFLTSRLLQDCLENLFSVVRLMKPVPNAYNLKCALRLVSVSQFLHTPRTTSYELDDREYLVDLLSQGKEACVEKEAQEIDDSEILFIEGLSSTECSILFYLGRFILKEILTSVKCAKCKDALLGTANDEHASLTALKEYVSDEGNLIYPSKGVMKALIDYEEHFAAINSWCTDKVVTMKSPLRSLTAYLNKVHRRS, from the exons atgcccggctgctgcgtgccgcagtgctcgaattactcgagaaacggatggaagttgtaccggtttctaagagacccaaaaagaaggcttctttggaccgttaaaatcaaacgagacaagtggcaaccgactaatacgtcgcacgtatgcagc gctcactttgaagagaacaactatgagcaacatcgtgcggatggctggaagaagttgaaaccaaatgccgtcccaactttgttcacattcaaac cactgcctaaggaacgaaagccaccaaaagaaagaactgtgcctgcaccctccagcaacgagaccaacaaatctcctcctggtctgcgtcaatatccagctgcagttaaaactaccctagagaccccacaaaaccacgccgttcctgaatctacacggcaaggaacatcgtgttatgggcacgacaccatggaagttgacgacgccgttgttgaactgtcagcgaacactagtgatgcagattcaagagaagttaatgcagcggctggtgagacatcaaattctactgcagaatcagcagaactgaagaagaagcttgctgaccttacaagaaagtactctgaacttcagcaacatcatgacacagccaagaacaccattaatggtctcaagaaaaaagtgcaaaaactcgagactgaggcaacaaatatttcgcaaaatatgaaatttctcaacgacgatcaagtacgcgctctctcaaggagcagcagcttggggaactcttggtctccgcacactgtcaagcaaggccttcaaattaagtttgcttgtggaacaaccggatatgaaactttgagaaaaatgggatatcctctcccatccaaaagaacgctcgcacggaggattcaaaatttgaagtttctcccaggcgttcttcacgaagtgatagacgttatgaaatgcaaagccgagaccatggaggatgtagaaaaggactgcgtcctttttttggatgaaatggagatagtgccggggtttgagctagatcgggctgaagacgcacttctcggaggaataactcttcctccgaagcctgaagagcctgcggttcatgctctggtatttatgttgggcggacttaaccagcgatggaagcaggtgattgcatatgaatttaccggaagaaacatcgatggcggcttgctgaaaaactatgtgttggaactagtacagctgtgcagtcaaatatatctgagagttcacgcaatcacatgtgacatgggctcggcaaaccgcgcaatgtggagggaatttgccttttccagtcacagagattcttccacggtgtgctccatacctcatccgtgcatggacgggaaggaactttttttcattgctgatccggctcacgtcttgaagaacctcagaggccagctcttgagcTCAGAAGTTTTCACGTTGAGTGAGGCCACAGTTGCCAAATATGGCCTGCCTTCTTCACAAGTCAACTTGGAATATGTTCAGGCTGTGCTCGAAGAAGATTCTAAAAGAGAACTGAAGGTAGCCCCAAACTTATCCGAAATGCACACCAGCGCAGGCCACTTCACCAAAATGAAGGTTGGTGTCGCTGTACAACTTTTTCGGGAAGCTCCCCCAGCTATCAGATTCCTTATAAAGGAAGGAGTTCTTAAACAGGAAGCAGAAACAACAGCTTGGTTCATGGAGCTGATTTCAAAATGGTATGCACTGATGTCTTCGCGGCATCCAACACTGGCCCTGAGTCGGAGAAGTAGGGCTAAGTACTCCGAAGCCCTAGATACATTACACACAGCAATAGAAACCATCAGAACTATGAAAATGGGTGCCACATCCCATTGGAAACCGTCGCAAGCAGGTGTACTCATATCAACTACAGTTGTACTTCGCCTCCAAGACGTTCTTTTAGGAGACGAAGGCTATGAGTTTTTTCTTACGAGCAGGCTCCTGCAGGACTGCTTAGAGAACCTCTTTTCTGTGGTGCGGCTTATGAAGCCGGTTCCCAATGCCTACAATCTCAAGTGCGCTCTGAGACTGGTGAgcgtaagccaatttttgcatacaccgaggacgaccagctacgagcttgatgacagggagtacctggtggaCCTGCTATCCCAGGGGAAGGAAGCCTGCGTCGAGAAGGAAGCTCAAGAAATCGATGATTCAGAGATTTTGTTCATCGAAGGATTGTCGTCCACAGAATGCAGTATTCTCTTTTACCTAGGAAGATTTATTTTGAAGGAAATTTTGACATCTGTGAAGTGCGCAAAATGCAAAGATGCTCTCCTTGGAACTGCCAACGATGAGCATGCTTCGCTGACAGCACTGAAAGAGTACGTTTCAGATGAAGGCAACCTCATCTACCCCAGCAAGGGAGTTATGAAAGCCTTGATAGACTATGAGGAGCATTTTGCTGCCATAAACTCTTGGTGCACGGACAAAGTAGTCACGATGAAGTCGCCGCTTCGTTCACTCACCGCATACCTAAACAAGGTGCACCGCCGCAGCTAG